A region of the Lentimicrobium sp. L6 genome:
AAAAGAAGGCTATTCTAATAAAAACCTAGATATCGACACTAAAATTCAGGTGCTTGCCACCTATATGAATGCCACCAATCAGCAGAGCATATTAAAAGAACGTGCTTATGAATTGATTGATATTTTGGTGACCACTCATCCCGATAGTTACAAATCACATGCCATATACGGTGACTTACTATTTAGTGATAGCCTTTACCAAAAAGCGGCTGAAGAATACGAAATAGTCATCAAATTAGACAGCACGAGCTTTACGGTGTGGAATCAATTGCTCTATAGCTTAGGCATGGGTGATGACCATCAAAAAGTGGCCGACTATAGCTATAGAGCTATGGAACAATTTCCAGAACAAGAATTTCCTTATTATGTAAATGCCTTAGCCAACTTCAGACTAGAAGACAGCAAAGCGGCCATTGCTACTCTAGAACAGGGTTTATACTTTGTGAGTAATCAAGGATTAGCAGAGCAGTTCTATATGCTTCTTGGGGATGCCTATCACTCAGAAGGAGATCCTAAAAAAGCTTATGAGAATTATGACAACTGCTTACGCATTAACCCCGAAAACAGTTTTGTTTTAAATAACTATGCCTATTACCTTTCCTTAGAAAATAAAGATCTAGAAAAAGCTAAAGAGATGGCCGCAAAAGCCATTGAGATAGATGCCAACGAAAACAATTTAGACACCTATGGCTGGATTCTTTATTTAATGGAGGATTATCAAGGAGCTTTAAAATATATTTCCCAATCCATAGAAATAACCAAAAACCCCAGTGCTGTGGTTTTAGAGCACCTTGGAGATGTATATATGGCCATGGGAAATTCAAAAGAAGCCAAAAACTATTGGAAGAAAGCTAAAAAAGCAGGTGGCGATGCTACAATACTCCAAGAAAAAATAAAGCAAAAATAAATGATGATTAAGAATGCAAAAATAGCTTGGTTTTTTCTCTTGGTTTTAATGATAGCCTCCTCATGTAATATACAGAAGAGAAACTATAAAGCCCCCATTAAAGAGGAGGGTGCTGATTATCTTTTGAGCCAAATGAAAGCAAACCAGAATCACTTTGAGACTTTTAGCGCAAAGGCATTGGCGAGCGTGACGAGTAATGGAAAAACCAACGACATCAAACTCAATATACGAATCAGAAAAGACAGTGCCATCTGGGTTTCAATTTCTGCTGGAATAGGTATAGAAGCCGCCAGGGTATTGCTCACCAAAGACTCTGTATTGTTTCTCAATAGACTTAACAAAACCTTCTTTGTAGGTAATTATCACTTTATCAACACCATGATAAATGCTCAGGTAGATTTTGACATTGTTCAAGCCATATTAACAGGAAACGATTTTACCTGGTACGATTATCAAGAATTAAAAGCTACCGTAGTGCAAGATCAATATCAATTAGAATCGGCACACCGTCGAAAGATGAAAAAGTATATCAGAGCCAATGATGCGGTTTCTCAAGTGATATATCAAAGCCTTTGGTTAAACCCTAAGTCTTTTAAGATAGAAAAACTAAAAATCAAGGAGATCAAAAACGACAATAAGAAAATTGTTGCCGAATATGCACATTTCAAAGAAATAGACAGCCAAGTTTTACCTACCCAATACAAACTGAGCATCTTTGCCAATGAAATTATAGAAATTGATGCCACTTTGATCAAGGTAAATTTAGAAAAAGAACTATCTTTCCCCTTTAATATCCCTTCAAAATATACAGAGATAAAATGATGATTATCAATACATACAAAACATACTTAAAGAAATTAACTCGCATTTCTTTGATCTTGTTTTTGATTATCATCACTTTTTCAACTGGTTTTTCACAAAGCAAAAAGAAAATAAACTCTCAAATACACCTGCTCGAAAAAGAAATCAGCTATACCAATGAGCTATTAAAAGAAACCCAAAAGAGCAAAGATGTTTCTTTAGTTCAACTCAAACTTCTAGATCAGCAGATTAAAAAACAAGAACGTTTATTAAAAAATCTTCGACAAGAAGTTCAATTGGTTGATCAGCAGATCAACGACAAGCAACTCCTGG
Encoded here:
- a CDS encoding DUF4292 domain-containing protein: MMIKNAKIAWFFLLVLMIASSCNIQKRNYKAPIKEEGADYLLSQMKANQNHFETFSAKALASVTSNGKTNDIKLNIRIRKDSAIWVSISAGIGIEAARVLLTKDSVLFLNRLNKTFFVGNYHFINTMINAQVDFDIVQAILTGNDFTWYDYQELKATVVQDQYQLESAHRRKMKKYIRANDAVSQVIYQSLWLNPKSFKIEKLKIKEIKNDNKKIVAEYAHFKEIDSQVLPTQYKLSIFANEIIEIDATLIKVNLEKELSFPFNIPSKYTEIK
- a CDS encoding tetratricopeptide repeat protein, with product MTLLKPKYWLLLFLLFSFSSIYCQDAKEDKKAKMAMNTFLDAEKNKMLDNYPEAIKLYEKTLNIDENYDPAMYELGRILVLQQEYTEALFWVEKAYHTDGSNKWYALLLIDLYRNNYQIPEAIAVYEQLLENEPNNTDYLLSISGLYTAMEKYSKAIKAIESIEKIDGISEKTRLQMKNLYMQEGEFDKAAAAMIELSHAYPQEEKYCSMIAEMYMQQQKPDKALEWYDKVLEINPDNPYIQITLADYYAKKDDLSKAYEYLKEGYSNKNLDIDTKIQVLATYMNATNQQSILKERAYELIDILVTTHPDSYKSHAIYGDLLFSDSLYQKAAEEYEIVIKLDSTSFTVWNQLLYSLGMGDDHQKVADYSYRAMEQFPEQEFPYYVNALANFRLEDSKAAIATLEQGLYFVSNQGLAEQFYMLLGDAYHSEGDPKKAYENYDNCLRINPENSFVLNNYAYYLSLENKDLEKAKEMAAKAIEIDANENNLDTYGWILYLMEDYQGALKYISQSIEITKNPSAVVLEHLGDVYMAMGNSKEAKNYWKKAKKAGGDATILQEKIKQK